Genomic window (Candidatus Nealsonbacteria bacterium):
ATTATATAATTACAAAAAGGACTATTTTTTCTTTATAACACTATCTATTAGTCCATACTCTTTTGCTTCATCAGGAGTAAGATAAAAATCCCTGTCCGTATCCTTCTCAATACGTCCTAATGGTTGACCTGTATGCTTCGATAAGATTTTGTTTAACTGCTCTTTGGTCTTTATAATCTGCTTTGCGGTTATTTCAATTTCACTAGCTTGACCCTGTGCTCCCCCCATTACTTGATGTAACATTATTTGCGAATTAGGAAGTGCAAATCTTTTACCTTTTGCTCCTACCGATAATATTACTGCTCCCATTGATGCGGCCATTCCAACACAAACAGTTGAAACGTCTGGTTCTATATATTGCATTGTATCATATATCGCTAGACCTGCAGTCACTGAACCACCCGGACTATTTACATAAAGCTGAATATCTTTCTTAGGATCCTGACTAGCCAAAAACAAGAGCTGAGCGATAATAAGGTTTGAAAGAGAATCGTTTATTGGTCCAGCCAAAAATATGATTCTTTCTTTTAATAAGCGAGAAAAAATATCATATGATCTTTCGCCTCTAGGTGATTTTTCAACTACAATTGGCACTAATTGCATAAAATTATTATTAATTGTTTTATAATTTTAGCTCTCGTCTTCTTCATCTTCTTCTAAATCTTCTGCCTCGTTGCCCTCAAGCCCTTTAACATCTATTTTCCATCCAGTAAGTTTTGCTGCAAGTCGGACATTTTGACCATCTTTTCCAATAGCCAACGAGAGCTGATCGTCTGGAACTATTGCTAAGGCTCTATTCTTTTCCAATACTTTAACTTCAACGACTTTAGCTGGAGCCAATGCGTTAGTAATAAACTTTTCAGGTACTGCGGAGTATTCAACTATATCAATCTTTTCACCATTAAGTTCGGATATTACTGCAGAAACTCTAGTTCCTTTCTGGCCGACTACAGCTCCGATTGGATCTATTCCTTCAGTTTCTGAATAAACAGCAACTTTTGATCTATTCCCCGCTTCTCTAGCAATTGCTTTTATTTCAACTGATCCTGATGAAACCTCGGGTGCTTCTAATTCAAATAGTTTTACAATAATTCTCGGATAAGAACGAGAAAGAAAAACAACCGGACCCTTAGGAGTTTCTTCTACTTTTAATAAGTAGACTTTTAGCCTTTGGCCAATTCTATATTGTTCGTTTGGAACTTGTTCTTCTCTACTCAATACGCCTAAAGTTTTACCTATATCAATAAAGACATTTGGTCCCTCCATTCTTTGAACAATGCCTGGTAAAATTTCTCCTTCCTTACTTTTGTATTCATCTAGTACCATTTCTCGTTCTGCTTCTTTTATTTTTTGTAAAACAACCTGCTTGGCTGTCTGAGCGGCTATCCTGCCATAATCTGCTTTCTCTTCAAGTTCTATATCAACCTCTTCTTCTAGCTGAACATCTTCTTTTATCTTTCTAGCATCTTCAATCATTATATGTCTCTCGGGATTGAATTTAACTTTCTTTGAATCTTCATCCTCTTCAATCTCTCCCTCTTCCTTTTTAATTCTTAACTCCTCGGCCTCTTCATCTAAAAGAACCATAGAATCATCAATGGCCATCTTAACCTGCCAGAAAGTAAGCTCCCCACTCTTTGGATCAAGTTTTGCTTTGATGATTTGTCCCCTTTCTCCGTATTCTTTTTTGTAAGCAGCTGCGATTGCTTGCTCAATTATTTCAAAAACCTTCTTTTTGGGAATATCTTTTTCTTCTGCTAATTGAG
Coding sequences:
- the clpP gene encoding ATP-dependent Clp endopeptidase proteolytic subunit ClpP → MQLVPIVVEKSPRGERSYDIFSRLLKERIIFLAGPINDSLSNLIIAQLLFLASQDPKKDIQLYVNSPGGSVTAGLAIYDTMQYIEPDVSTVCVGMAASMGAVILSVGAKGKRFALPNSQIMLHQVMGGAQGQASEIEITAKQIIKTKEQLNKILSKHTGQPLGRIEKDTDRDFYLTPDEAKEYGLIDSVIKKK
- the nusA gene encoding transcription termination factor NusA; translation: MDLKNFTSAVTQLAEEKDIPKKKVFEIIEQAIAAAYKKEYGERGQIIKAKLDPKSGELTFWQVKMAIDDSMVLLDEEAEELRIKKEEGEIEEDEDSKKVKFNPERHIMIEDARKIKEDVQLEEEVDIELEEKADYGRIAAQTAKQVVLQKIKEAEREMVLDEYKSKEGEILPGIVQRMEGPNVFIDIGKTLGVLSREEQVPNEQYRIGQRLKVYLLKVEETPKGPVVFLSRSYPRIIVKLFELEAPEVSSGSVEIKAIAREAGNRSKVAVYSETEGIDPIGAVVGQKGTRVSAVISELNGEKIDIVEYSAVPEKFITNALAPAKVVEVKVLEKNRALAIVPDDQLSLAIGKDGQNVRLAAKLTGWKIDVKGLEGNEAEDLEEDEEDES